A single genomic interval of Oncorhynchus mykiss isolate Arlee chromosome 13, USDA_OmykA_1.1, whole genome shotgun sequence harbors:
- the LOC110486381 gene encoding LOW QUALITY PROTEIN: microfibril-associated glycoprotein 4 (The sequence of the model RefSeq protein was modified relative to this genomic sequence to represent the inferred CDS: deleted 1 base in 1 codon), with product MPVDCADVYRRGFGHSGVYTIYPAGTTSPIQVYCDMGCETNLGGGKWTVIQKRKDGTVNFYRGWDQYRSGFGQASGEYWLGLENIHLLTQRKKYELRVDLEDFEGAKAHVQYSSFSVDSEHEGYKLHLSGFKDGGAGKSMDEHNGQKFSTFDKDQDTYVSNCAKSYLGGWWYGECHSVNPNGVYLWGDSIYGIGINWVNWKGYKYSLKAIEMKIRPVE from the exons ATGCCAGTGGATTGTGCTGATGTGTATAGAAGGGGCTTTGGACACAGTGGAGTGTACACCATCTACCCTGCAGGAACAACCTCCCCCATCCAGGTCTACTGTGACATGGGCTGTGAA ACCAACCTGGGGGGGGGGAAATGGACA GTGATCCAGAAGAGAAAGGATGGGACAGTGAACTTTTACCGTGGATGGGACCAATACAGGAGTGGGTTTGGGCAGGCTTCTGGAGAGTACTGGTTAG GCCTAGAAAACATCCATCTCCTCACTCAGAGGAAGAAGTATGAGTTGAGGGTGGACCTGGAGGACTTCGAAGGGGCTAAAGCCCACGTGCAGTACTCCTCCTTCTCTGTCGACTCTGAGCATGAAGGATACAAGCTGCATTTAAGTGGCTTCAAAGATGGAGGTGCTG GAAAATCTATGGATGAACACAATGGGCAGAAGTTCTCCACCTTCGATAAAGACCAGGACACTTACGTTTCAAACTGTGCTAAATCATATCTAGGAGGATGGTGGTATGGAGAATGCCACAGTGTCAATCCCAACGGGGTATATCTGTGGGGCGACTCAATCTATGGTATTGGTATCAACTGGGTGAATTGGAAAGGTTATAAATACTCTTTAAAAGCCATTGAAATGAAGATAAGGCCAGTGGAATAA